The sequence GCTAGAATTTTTTATAAAGCGGTTATTGCGAAGTTTATCAAAAGCCTTTAATAGCTCTTTGCTATAATTATTACTACTAGGAAAAGCTGTTAATATTTCGGTATTTTTTAAATTTCTTTTACTAATAATTTTTGATAAGCCGCTTGTGCATACTATTTTACAATTATAAAATTTGCAATTTTTAATTTTACACTCCTTGAAAACCGAAGATGAAATAATTGAATCTTCAAAAAGTGCATCCGTTAAATTACATTTTCTAAAAAGCGTTCCATTTAATAAACAAGATCTTATTTGGGCTTCATAAAAACTGCAAAATTTAAATTTTGTTCCAACAAAAGAGGTGCCGTCAAATATAGTGCCGGAAAAATTGGTTTTATAGCTGCATGATTTATTAAAATTTTTATATATAAATTTCCTGTCACTCCTATCCACGCAACTATAACTAAAAGCTTTTTTATTTTTGTCGTTTACGGGCATGCAACCTCTATCTATTAATTTTTATTCGTATTTATAGATTATATTATAATGAGTCATTTTTC is a genomic window of Campylobacter concisus containing:
- a CDS encoding pentapeptide repeat-containing protein, which encodes MPVNDKNKKAFSYSCVDRSDRKFIYKNFNKSCSYKTNFSGTIFDGTSFVGTKFKFCSFYEAQIRSCLLNGTLFRKCNLTDALFEDSIISSSVFKECKIKNCKFYNCKIVCTSGLSKIISKRNLKNTEILTAFPSSNNYSKELLKAFDKLRNNRFIKNSSVLFQKRDAINTLSVDILVSEFGENFLVNNLSSLNHISCDFHTLSYIKKILYKKQKNDTINELGSIATQGPIS